One stretch of Nitrosococcus watsonii C-113 DNA includes these proteins:
- the rsmD gene encoding 16S rRNA (guanine(966)-N(2))-methyltransferase RsmD — translation MLPRSRTKSLRRQVRIIGGLWRGRKVDFPARPELRPTPDRIRETLFNWLQPVISGARCLDLFAGSGVLGLEARSRGAAAVVMVEEDLRAYQAIQAQIEYFSAEKIEVVAGDALAYLRGSAQSFDIAFLDPPFESSLLEPCCAYLEYGGWLTPGAYIYLEAWRRSPLPPLPVTWTLLHSKQAGEIGYYLARRTSNAPGAEAE, via the coding sequence GTGCTACCAAGGAGTAGAACTAAATCTCTCCGGCGCCAGGTTAGAATTATTGGCGGTCTCTGGCGCGGCCGGAAAGTCGATTTTCCGGCCCGCCCGGAATTGCGCCCCACGCCTGATCGGATTCGGGAAACTTTATTTAATTGGCTCCAGCCGGTCATCAGCGGCGCTCGTTGTTTGGATCTGTTTGCGGGTAGCGGGGTGCTCGGTTTGGAGGCTAGATCTCGGGGCGCGGCGGCGGTAGTCATGGTAGAGGAAGATTTGCGAGCGTATCAAGCAATCCAGGCCCAGATAGAATATTTTTCCGCCGAGAAGATAGAAGTTGTTGCCGGTGATGCGTTGGCTTATCTGCGTGGTTCCGCGCAAAGTTTTGATATTGCTTTTTTAGATCCTCCCTTTGAAAGTAGTTTGCTAGAGCCCTGTTGCGCCTATTTGGAGTATGGTGGCTGGTTGACCCCCGGTGCTTATATTTATCTGGAGGCTTGGAGGCGCAGCCCGTTACCGCCTTTGCCGGTCACCTGGACATTATTACATAGCAAGCAGGCGGGGGAGATAGGGTATTATCTGGCTCGTCGGACTTCTAATGCCCCTGGAGCGGAAGCCGAATAA
- the cobC gene encoding alpha-ribazole phosphatase: MSTLIDLIRHGEPVGGHRYRGHRDDPLSEKGWSQMRAAVGEGCPWDRIISSPLKRCAEFAYELSQRHGRPLQLDERLQEISFGAWEGSTAAEVREREPEAFRRFYEDPVRHTPPGAESFLDFRDRVIAAWEELLNRHGGEHVLVVAHAGTMRMLIRQVLEMPLETVFRIHVPNAGISRIQVGGEGPRERLQLLFHGANLPI, translated from the coding sequence ATGTCAACGCTTATTGATCTCATCCGCCATGGCGAGCCTGTGGGAGGGCACCGCTACCGAGGCCATAGGGATGATCCCCTGAGTGAAAAAGGTTGGTCACAGATGCGAGCGGCCGTTGGCGAAGGTTGCCCCTGGGATCGGATTATAAGCTCTCCCCTCAAACGGTGCGCGGAATTTGCCTATGAGCTTAGTCAGCGCCATGGGCGGCCTTTACAGCTAGATGAGCGTTTGCAAGAAATTAGCTTTGGGGCTTGGGAAGGTTCTACGGCTGCCGAAGTCAGAGAGCGTGAACCGGAGGCTTTCCGCCGCTTTTATGAAGATCCTGTTCGCCATACACCACCGGGCGCAGAATCTTTCCTGGATTTCCGTGATCGAGTTATTGCTGCTTGGGAGGAATTACTTAATCGCCATGGTGGCGAGCATGTACTGGTAGTTGCCCATGCTGGAACGATGCGGATGTTGATACGCCAGGTATTGGAGATGCCTTTGGAAACCGTTTTTCGAATCCATGTCCCTAATGCCGGCATCAGCCGGATTCAAGTAGGCGGAGAGGGGCCGCGAGAGCGCTTACAATTGCTGTTCCATGGGGCAAACTTACCTATTTAA
- the coaD gene encoding pantetheine-phosphate adenylyltransferase: MPNITAVYPGTFDPITRGHSDLVERAAPLFGRIIVAVAASPVKAPCFSLEERVSMAEEVLAGYPNVEVRGFGVLLADFARSCGARVLLRGLRAVSDFEYEFQLANMNRHLVSEVETLFLTPAEQYAYISASLVREVAALGGDVSPFVHPRVLTALAEKLG; encoded by the coding sequence ATGCCAAATATTACTGCTGTTTATCCGGGAACCTTTGATCCTATTACCCGGGGCCATAGCGATTTAGTGGAACGCGCCGCTCCTTTGTTTGGGCGGATTATTGTTGCTGTTGCCGCTAGCCCGGTTAAAGCCCCTTGTTTTTCATTAGAAGAACGAGTGTCCATGGCTGAGGAAGTCTTGGCGGGTTACCCTAATGTGGAAGTGCGCGGCTTTGGCGTTTTATTGGCCGATTTTGCCCGCAGTTGCGGTGCCCGTGTATTGCTGCGAGGGTTGCGGGCCGTCTCTGACTTTGAGTATGAATTTCAACTGGCCAATATGAATCGCCACTTGGTATCGGAAGTGGAGACCCTATTTTTAACCCCTGCTGAGCAGTACGCTTATATTTCGGCCAGTCTAGTGCGGGAGGTCGCTGCCTTGGGAGGCGATGTCTCGCCCTTTGTGCATCCCCGTGTACTGACTGCATTAGCTGAAAAATTGGGCTAG
- the rpoH gene encoding RNA polymerase sigma factor RpoH codes for MELTVRNDNWALVPLAVGNLNTYCQNAHSIPVLSADQERSLALRLRQYNDLEAARQLVLSHLRFVIRIARGYNGYGLPLADLIQEGNIGLMKAVKRFDPEQGVRLVSFAVHWIRAEIHEFILRNWRIVKVATTKAQRKLFFNLRSAKKRLGWLNRKEVNEVAQDLGISPKQVMEMEARLSSQDTPFDGTNTEESENSLPAPMAYLADPSADPAQKMELLDQENYYGQRLRQALEVLDLRSRTIINRRWLQENKSTLHELAAEYQISAERIRQLENNAIKKMRSVLAD; via the coding sequence ATGGAACTGACTGTACGCAATGATAACTGGGCATTAGTACCTCTAGCCGTTGGCAACCTCAATACCTATTGCCAAAATGCCCACAGCATCCCCGTGCTAAGCGCAGATCAAGAACGATCACTTGCCCTCCGGCTTAGGCAGTATAATGATCTGGAGGCAGCTCGGCAATTGGTCCTCTCCCATCTTCGTTTTGTCATCCGGATTGCGCGGGGATATAACGGTTATGGACTTCCCCTGGCAGATTTAATTCAAGAAGGCAATATTGGTCTCATGAAAGCGGTCAAACGCTTCGATCCAGAGCAAGGAGTGCGTTTGGTATCTTTCGCTGTCCATTGGATTCGGGCGGAAATCCATGAATTCATTCTTCGTAACTGGCGTATCGTCAAAGTAGCAACCACCAAAGCCCAGCGCAAGCTGTTCTTTAATCTGAGGAGCGCTAAAAAACGCTTAGGCTGGCTTAATCGAAAAGAAGTAAATGAAGTTGCCCAAGATCTAGGTATTAGCCCTAAACAAGTTATGGAGATGGAAGCTCGATTGAGTAGCCAGGATACTCCTTTCGATGGCACTAACACCGAGGAAAGCGAAAATAGCCTCCCCGCGCCGATGGCTTACCTTGCGGATCCATCTGCTGATCCAGCCCAGAAAATGGAGCTTCTAGACCAGGAAAATTATTATGGCCAGCGGTTACGACAGGCATTAGAAGTACTAGATTTGCGCAGCCGCACTATCATTAACCGCCGCTGGCTTCAAGAAAACAAAAGCACCTTACACGAACTCGCAGCGGAATACCAGATTTCTGCCGAACGCATTCGCCAACTGGAAAATAACGCCATAAAAAAGATGCGTTCCGTACTGGCTGATTAG
- the ftsY gene encoding signal recognition particle-docking protein FtsY, with translation MVSFFKRKRKSPEQNSEATPPPATTQAREKQSLFKRLRERLGRTRNNLTGGIADLMLGKKSIDDELLEEIEAQLLIADVGVEATQAIIKDLTVRTSRKQLQDAEALMAALRENMQALLTPCNQPLIIPAAIQPFVILMVGVNGVGKTTTIGKLAKKFQAEGRSVMLAAGDTFRAAAVEQLQVWGERNQVPVMAQHGGADSASVIFDAVQSAQARGIDVLIADTAGRLHTQINLMEELKKIKRVMGKVNPHAPHEIMLTVDAGTGQNALNQAKQFHEAVGLTGIILTKLDGTAKGGVIFAIAKKMGIPIRFIGVGEGIDDLRPFNAEEFVDALLTPLPPKEGEEFENLPEQPN, from the coding sequence ATGGTAAGTTTCTTTAAGCGTAAGCGAAAGAGCCCAGAACAAAATTCAGAAGCAACTCCTCCTCCGGCAACCACCCAAGCAAGGGAAAAACAATCTTTATTCAAACGCCTGCGTGAGCGCCTCGGCCGTACCCGCAATAATCTGACGGGCGGTATTGCTGATCTGATGCTAGGCAAAAAATCCATTGATGATGAATTACTAGAAGAGATTGAAGCTCAATTACTTATTGCGGATGTGGGAGTAGAAGCCACCCAGGCTATTATTAAAGATCTCACCGTTCGAACCTCCCGCAAGCAACTCCAAGATGCGGAAGCCTTGATGGCAGCCCTGCGAGAGAATATGCAAGCTTTACTGACGCCTTGCAACCAACCGTTAATAATTCCAGCAGCCATTCAACCCTTTGTCATTCTCATGGTAGGCGTCAATGGAGTCGGTAAAACTACCACTATTGGCAAGCTAGCGAAAAAATTCCAGGCTGAGGGTCGCTCGGTAATGCTCGCTGCTGGCGATACCTTTCGTGCTGCAGCAGTGGAGCAATTGCAAGTATGGGGTGAACGCAATCAAGTTCCGGTCATGGCCCAGCACGGCGGAGCCGATTCCGCCTCAGTAATCTTTGATGCTGTGCAATCAGCCCAGGCCCGGGGAATTGATGTGCTCATTGCGGACACCGCAGGTCGGCTCCATACCCAGATCAATCTTATGGAGGAACTCAAGAAGATAAAACGAGTCATGGGTAAAGTTAATCCCCACGCTCCCCATGAAATAATGCTGACCGTGGATGCTGGAACAGGCCAAAATGCACTGAATCAGGCTAAACAATTCCATGAAGCCGTTGGCCTTACTGGGATTATCCTGACCAAGTTAGACGGTACTGCCAAAGGAGGGGTGATCTTTGCTATTGCTAAAAAAATGGGGATCCCCATCCGTTTCATCGGTGTCGGCGAGGGCATTGATGACCTACGCCCCTTTAACGCCGAAGAATTTGTGGATGCCTTACTTACCCCGCTGCCTCCGAAAGAAGGCGAAGAATTTGAGAATTTACCAGAGCAACCAAATTAA
- a CDS encoding VanZ family protein, which yields MMYSNEQAKPFYWLPLVIYGGLLVYGTLYPWHDWRVPLESEWRPIFEHGSNVSYSDIFTNIVVYIPFGFLLARAAIFRSPIAQIFAALIGGVMLSFLLESLQVYLPSRVSSFLDLALNGAGALAGGLLFIVVRPQGWVYESLLALRQAYIRSGALASASVFLLGLWALSQTSPWVPSLDISGLRQELKPLWYALTRQIPLDFGQIAVYVLTVMALGTVSTIALKSCKSVFWWFAVFVGAVLLFKIPVVGRPLSGEALVGAGIGIIGFALLQKLPPKAAVLSGIVALLGAVMIDELRIGTTWLFSSFNWIPFKGHLTGTVIGIADTIIGAWPFFALSLLVLHLRPQRPRRVLVWGGIGILVGMFALEWNQQYLAGRYPDITDALLALLAWWLPWFYMPLRLEVRKHSRYFCKDRILPKNNPREAQ from the coding sequence ATGATGTATTCCAATGAACAGGCCAAGCCGTTTTATTGGTTGCCGCTAGTTATTTACGGGGGATTGTTGGTCTACGGCACTCTTTATCCTTGGCACGATTGGCGAGTTCCATTGGAATCGGAGTGGCGGCCTATTTTTGAGCATGGCTCGAATGTCAGCTATTCAGATATTTTTACTAATATTGTTGTCTATATCCCCTTTGGTTTTCTGCTTGCCCGCGCCGCTATCTTCCGCTCCCCCATTGCCCAAATTTTTGCTGCCCTCATAGGGGGGGTCATGCTAAGTTTTCTACTCGAATCTTTACAGGTTTACCTACCCAGCCGAGTCTCTTCATTCCTAGACTTGGCGCTTAATGGCGCTGGAGCACTTGCAGGCGGGCTGCTCTTTATCGTGGTGCGCCCCCAAGGATGGGTTTATGAAAGTCTGCTTGCGTTGCGCCAAGCCTATATTCGCTCTGGAGCCCTGGCCAGCGCGAGCGTGTTTTTACTAGGGTTATGGGCACTTTCTCAAACCAGTCCCTGGGTTCCGTCGCTTGATATCTCTGGCTTGCGCCAGGAGTTAAAGCCACTTTGGTATGCCTTGACTCGGCAGATTCCGCTGGACTTCGGTCAGATAGCGGTATATGTTTTGACTGTTATGGCGCTGGGTACGGTGAGTACTATAGCCTTAAAATCGTGTAAATCAGTATTTTGGTGGTTTGCTGTATTCGTTGGCGCGGTGCTTCTTTTCAAAATACCTGTGGTAGGTCGCCCCCTTTCCGGCGAAGCCCTTGTAGGCGCGGGCATAGGAATAATTGGTTTTGCCTTATTACAGAAATTACCGCCAAAGGCTGCCGTTTTAAGCGGTATCGTTGCACTCCTTGGGGCGGTTATGATTGATGAGTTGCGCATAGGGACAACTTGGTTATTTTCTAGCTTCAATTGGATACCTTTTAAGGGTCACCTAACCGGCACGGTGATTGGTATCGCTGATACAATCATTGGCGCGTGGCCTTTTTTTGCTCTGAGCCTACTGGTGCTTCATTTGCGCCCCCAGCGGCCCAGAAGGGTGCTGGTTTGGGGTGGCATCGGGATATTGGTTGGGATGTTCGCCCTGGAATGGAATCAGCAATACCTTGCGGGCCGATATCCCGATATTACTGATGCCCTATTGGCGTTGCTTGCCTGGTGGTTGCCTTGGTTTTATATGCCGTTACGCCTAGAAGTCCGTAAACATTCTCGTTATTTTTGTAAAGATAGAATTTTGCCGAAAAACAACCCCCGAGAAGCCCAGTGA
- a CDS encoding TonB-dependent receptor plug domain-containing protein, with amino-acid sequence MKIFSTLGLGGLIGLGSVVYAGEQQAPKTLAPMVVTATRTPTPAQDVGSDISVITAEDLAQRQRMPVSEVLRGLPGVDVVQSGGLGQQTSVFLRGANANHTLVLIDGVEANDPSNPSGSFDFANLLTDNIERIEILRGPQSTLYGSDAIGGVINIITKKGRGKPRVTARVEGGSFSTFKATGGVHGGNDLVNYSLTGTRLESAGISAADSRRGNPEKDGDRNTTLTGRFGLTPTPNFSLDTTLRYNGNHTDIDGSTVDNRGRFVPIDDPNSTLDSQQLFLRGQGHLTLFDNLWEQILGVSFTHHDRENQNRPDPQNPFPFPGSFKGEKIKVDWQHNLRFSKEHTLTFGFAWEEASMEAQSPGSNLPRKSVDTKGYYLQDQLSFWDKLFLTGGIRLDDHSIFGSKITGRTTAALVFDGLGLTLRGSYGTGFKAPTLTQLFDERFNTTQDDRNTPQLEYNNPDLSPEMSRSWDIGVEQSFWNDEGAVGVTYFDNELTDLIQFSQVAADNFQLINIDAAKIRGWEIFMNLTPLEELTLRGNYTQMHTQDEKTGQPLVRRPERKAGFNANYRFLSKGNLHLQVVYVGHRQDVGGIPLPSYTVVNAAISYEVTNYFQLFARANNLLDKQYQEVFGFGTPGISGFGGIEFSF; translated from the coding sequence TTGAAAATATTTTCAACGCTTGGATTAGGTGGCCTGATAGGGCTAGGGTCCGTTGTTTATGCCGGTGAGCAGCAGGCCCCAAAAACCCTAGCGCCGATGGTGGTGACGGCAACACGGACTCCAACGCCAGCGCAAGATGTAGGGAGTGATATAAGTGTCATTACCGCCGAAGATCTTGCCCAGCGGCAAAGAATGCCAGTATCCGAGGTATTGCGAGGCCTACCAGGAGTCGACGTTGTTCAAAGTGGCGGTTTAGGCCAGCAGACCTCGGTATTCCTGCGGGGGGCAAACGCCAACCATACCCTGGTGCTCATTGATGGGGTAGAAGCCAATGATCCCAGCAACCCCAGTGGTTCTTTCGATTTCGCCAATTTGCTAACGGATAATATCGAGCGCATTGAGATTCTGCGAGGGCCGCAAAGCACCCTTTATGGTTCCGATGCCATTGGCGGCGTTATCAATATCATTACTAAGAAGGGAAGGGGCAAGCCTCGCGTTACCGCTCGCGTCGAAGGTGGTTCTTTTAGTACCTTCAAGGCGACAGGGGGAGTACATGGCGGGAATGACCTTGTTAATTACAGCCTGACCGGGACTCGCCTTGAAAGCGCTGGCATCTCGGCAGCTGATTCTCGCCGGGGCAACCCGGAAAAAGATGGTGATCGGAATACAACCCTCACGGGGCGATTCGGGCTAACGCCTACGCCCAATTTTTCCCTTGATACTACCTTGCGCTATAACGGTAACCATACTGACATTGATGGATCGACGGTTGATAATAGGGGCCGTTTTGTACCCATAGATGATCCTAATTCGACTCTGGATAGCCAACAGTTGTTTCTCCGGGGTCAAGGACATCTCACTTTGTTTGATAATCTATGGGAACAAATACTTGGGGTTTCTTTTACCCACCATGATAGGGAAAATCAAAATCGGCCAGACCCTCAGAACCCTTTTCCTTTCCCAGGTTCTTTTAAGGGGGAGAAAATCAAAGTGGATTGGCAACATAACCTGCGTTTTTCTAAGGAACATACTCTGACCTTTGGATTCGCCTGGGAAGAGGCCAGCATGGAGGCCCAATCGCCGGGTTCAAACTTGCCCCGGAAGAGCGTTGACACCAAGGGATACTACTTGCAAGATCAATTGAGTTTTTGGGATAAGCTGTTTCTCACTGGGGGGATACGGTTAGATGATCATAGCATTTTTGGTTCTAAAATTACCGGCCGGACAACCGCCGCCCTCGTATTTGATGGATTGGGCCTCACGCTCAGGGGGAGCTACGGTACTGGTTTTAAAGCCCCTACTTTAACCCAGTTATTTGATGAGCGCTTCAATACCACTCAGGATGACCGCAATACTCCCCAGCTTGAATACAACAATCCAGATTTAAGCCCTGAAATGAGCCGTTCCTGGGACATCGGAGTAGAACAATCCTTTTGGAACGATGAGGGGGCAGTAGGGGTGACCTATTTCGACAATGAACTGACTGATTTAATCCAGTTTAGCCAGGTGGCTGCTGATAACTTCCAGCTTATTAATATTGATGCAGCCAAAATTAGGGGCTGGGAGATTTTTATGAATTTAACGCCCCTGGAAGAATTGACTTTGCGTGGGAACTATACTCAGATGCATACTCAAGATGAGAAAACCGGTCAGCCTTTGGTACGGCGTCCGGAACGCAAAGCAGGCTTTAACGCTAATTACCGCTTTTTGAGTAAGGGTAACCTCCATCTTCAGGTGGTTTATGTGGGGCATCGGCAAGATGTAGGGGGTATCCCTCTGCCTAGTTATACAGTAGTTAACGCTGCTATTTCCTATGAGGTCACTAACTATTTCCAATTATTTGCCCGAGCGAATAACCTGCTGGATAAACAATATCAGGAAGTGTTTGGATTCGGCACACCAGGTATCTCTGGCTTTGGTGGTATCGAGTTTTCTTTTTGA
- a CDS encoding M16 family metallopeptidase, which produces MTPFIRSLIIFLALLLPLAVMAKVHEFTLENGLKLLVKEDPRAPVMVSQVWYKVGSSYEYNGITGISHMLEHMMFKGTKNLEPNQFSQIISANGGEENAFTGRDYTAYFEQMANDRVEVSFRLEADRMRNLVLIPEELRKEKQVVMEERRMRTEDNPNALTYERFNATAFLSGPYHHPVIGWMSDIQHYELKDLQAWYQKWYAPNNATVVVVGDVDPETVYALAKKYFGPLKPEKITSPKPQREISQTGQREIFVRAPAELPYLLLGWKVPVIKNAEEDWEAYALEVLGGILDGGRSSRFSKELIRGGQIATSVGASYDLYARAEDQFVIAGVPAQGRTIAELEEAIWAQIQRLQKELVSKEELERIKNQVVAHQVFEQDSMFFQAMQLGLLETVGLDWRLADAYVDQVRAITPEQVQAVAQKYLLETRLTRAELVPLPIEPGEKAPSTQPVEGGRHVS; this is translated from the coding sequence ATGACGCCATTCATACGCTCGCTAATAATTTTTTTGGCTCTGCTGCTGCCACTAGCGGTTATGGCCAAAGTACATGAATTTACCCTGGAGAATGGGCTAAAGCTCCTAGTTAAGGAAGATCCCCGAGCACCGGTGATGGTTTCCCAGGTGTGGTACAAGGTGGGCTCTAGCTATGAATATAATGGGATTACGGGTATTTCCCATATGCTGGAGCACATGATGTTTAAGGGTACCAAAAACCTGGAACCAAACCAGTTTTCGCAAATTATCTCCGCTAATGGCGGTGAGGAAAATGCCTTTACGGGGCGCGATTATACTGCCTATTTTGAGCAGATGGCCAATGATAGGGTAGAGGTCAGCTTCCGGCTGGAAGCCGATCGCATGCGCAATCTAGTGCTTATTCCCGAAGAATTACGGAAGGAGAAGCAAGTCGTGATGGAAGAGCGGCGCATGCGCACGGAGGATAATCCTAATGCCTTGACCTATGAGCGTTTTAACGCCACCGCTTTTCTCAGCGGCCCCTATCATCATCCTGTAATTGGTTGGATGAGCGATATTCAGCATTATGAACTCAAGGATTTGCAAGCTTGGTATCAAAAGTGGTATGCCCCTAACAATGCGACTGTAGTGGTGGTAGGAGATGTGGACCCTGAGACCGTCTATGCTTTGGCCAAAAAATATTTTGGCCCCCTGAAACCCGAAAAAATCACTTCTCCCAAACCCCAGCGGGAGATTTCCCAGACGGGTCAGCGGGAGATTTTCGTACGGGCACCAGCCGAACTACCTTATTTGCTGTTAGGGTGGAAGGTGCCGGTTATAAAGAACGCGGAAGAAGATTGGGAAGCCTATGCCCTGGAGGTGCTCGGTGGAATCTTGGATGGGGGGCGTAGCTCCCGTTTTTCCAAGGAACTGATTAGGGGGGGGCAAATTGCTACTAGTGTGGGTGCTAGCTATGATTTGTATGCTCGTGCCGAAGACCAATTTGTGATTGCTGGAGTACCGGCCCAGGGACGGACTATTGCCGAGTTGGAGGAGGCTATTTGGGCCCAGATTCAGCGCCTGCAAAAAGAACTCGTGAGCAAGGAGGAACTGGAGCGAATCAAAAACCAGGTAGTTGCCCATCAGGTTTTTGAACAGGACTCCATGTTTTTTCAGGCCATGCAGCTAGGGTTGTTGGAAACGGTTGGGCTAGACTGGCGGCTAGCGGATGCCTATGTGGATCAGGTGCGCGCCATTACCCCTGAACAAGTCCAGGCGGTTGCCCAGAAATATTTGTTGGAGACCAGGTTAACCCGGGCGGAATTAGTGCCTTTACCTATTGAGCCAGGAGAAAAAGCGCCTTCGACTCAGCCTGTGGAAGGAGGCCGCCATGTTTCGTAG
- a CDS encoding S1 family peptidase: MVTSSRAGLVDTIEHVKRAVVGVGTYASIRGVQAHYRGTGFVVADGRHVVTNAHVLPSELNSERNEYIAVFVGVKGQVRRAEKVVVDAIHDLALLKIGGSSLSFLSLGNPSQVREGEGVAFTGFPIGPVLGLYPVTHRGIISAITPVATAGRASQDLNPQRIQQLRRQPFKVFQLDATAYPGNSGSPVYDPDTGRVLGVVNKVFVKGSKENVLKHPSGITYAIPANYVKALLGRAGLKP; the protein is encoded by the coding sequence ATGGTAACCTCTTCTCGGGCAGGTTTGGTGGATACCATCGAGCATGTCAAACGAGCAGTGGTGGGGGTAGGTACTTATGCCTCCATTCGGGGCGTCCAAGCACACTATCGGGGAACAGGCTTTGTCGTTGCTGATGGTCGCCATGTGGTGACCAATGCCCATGTTTTGCCTTCTGAGCTTAATTCGGAGCGTAACGAATATATTGCGGTTTTTGTCGGCGTTAAAGGCCAGGTACGACGGGCGGAGAAAGTGGTGGTAGATGCCATTCATGATCTTGCCCTCCTGAAGATAGGAGGTTCCTCTTTATCCTTCCTTTCACTAGGCAACCCCTCGCAAGTTCGTGAAGGAGAGGGAGTTGCTTTTACCGGCTTTCCAATTGGCCCCGTGTTGGGACTCTATCCGGTGACCCACCGTGGTATTATCTCGGCCATTACTCCCGTTGCAACGGCAGGGCGAGCTAGCCAGGATCTTAATCCTCAGCGCATTCAACAGCTGCGCCGGCAACCTTTTAAAGTGTTTCAACTAGATGCTACCGCATATCCGGGTAATAGCGGTAGTCCCGTCTACGATCCGGATACGGGACGGGTGCTAGGTGTGGTCAATAAAGTTTTTGTTAAAGGCAGTAAGGAAAACGTTCTTAAACATCCCAGCGGAATTACGTATGCGATTCCAGCGAACTACGTCAAGGCCCTCCTTGGAAGAGCCGGGTTAAAACCGTAG
- a CDS encoding YfhL family 4Fe-4S dicluster ferredoxin, with translation MALLITDECINCDVCEPECPNGAISQGEEIYVIEPKLCTECVGHFETPQCVEVCPVECIIPDANRKETREELKDKYYALMAQVE, from the coding sequence ATGGCTTTATTGATTACCGATGAGTGCATCAATTGTGATGTCTGCGAACCTGAGTGTCCCAATGGCGCTATCTCTCAGGGAGAAGAGATTTATGTTATTGAACCGAAGCTTTGCACGGAGTGTGTAGGGCATTTTGAAACTCCTCAGTGTGTCGAGGTCTGTCCTGTGGAATGTATCATTCCAGATGCAAATCGCAAGGAAACCCGAGAGGAATTGAAGGACAAGTATTACGCACTTATGGCCCAAGTGGAGTAA
- a CDS encoding M16 family metallopeptidase — protein MFRSLAILLLWSIAAISLAAPDIQHWTMVNGARVYFIQAKELPMVDVRVVFDAGAARDGNQPGLAQLSSALLPEGAGELDADAIAERFDNLGAQFGTQAERDMAVVSLRSLTESKILQSALETMALVLRQPTMPVAAFERVRKRMETALQRQLQSPSSLASRAFYRRLYGDSPYGHLPLGTQEGLASLTRKDVLAFHRRYYVASNAVVAIVGALERSQAEQVAEQVIGDLPIGKPAPALPPVLNISKPGVEAIRYPSSQTTIISGTIGVRRGASDYFPLYVGNHVLGGSGLVSQISVELREKRGLTYSANSYFSPMRRRGPYVMALQTRNEQAEEALKVLRETLRDFIAEGPSEEELRLAKQNITGGFPLRIDSNGEKVQYLAMIGFYQLPLDYLETFISQVEAVTVAQIREAFQKRIDLDKMVTVMVGGATKE, from the coding sequence ATGTTTCGTAGTCTTGCAATTTTACTGCTATGGAGTATTGCTGCTATAAGTTTAGCGGCGCCTGATATTCAGCATTGGACGATGGTCAACGGAGCCCGGGTTTATTTTATCCAGGCCAAGGAATTGCCCATGGTGGATGTCCGCGTAGTCTTCGACGCAGGTGCGGCCCGGGATGGAAACCAACCTGGCTTGGCCCAACTGAGCAGCGCCCTTTTACCGGAAGGTGCGGGTGAGTTAGATGCCGATGCCATCGCCGAGCGATTTGATAATTTGGGCGCCCAGTTTGGTACCCAGGCCGAACGGGATATGGCGGTAGTCAGCCTGCGTAGCTTGACCGAGTCTAAAATTTTGCAGTCGGCATTGGAGACCATGGCCTTGGTTTTGAGGCAGCCTACTATGCCGGTAGCGGCTTTTGAGCGGGTACGTAAGCGAATGGAAACTGCTCTACAAAGGCAGTTGCAGTCGCCGAGCAGTCTTGCTAGCCGGGCTTTTTATCGCCGCCTTTATGGCGACTCCCCCTATGGGCATCTGCCTCTAGGAACCCAGGAAGGGTTGGCTAGCTTAACCCGGAAGGATGTTTTGGCCTTCCATCGGCGCTACTATGTGGCCAGCAATGCGGTAGTGGCGATTGTGGGTGCGCTAGAGCGATCCCAGGCCGAGCAGGTAGCCGAGCAGGTGATAGGCGATTTACCAATAGGAAAACCGGCGCCTGCACTACCACCCGTCCTTAACATCAGCAAGCCGGGAGTAGAGGCCATTCGTTACCCTTCTAGCCAGACGACCATCATCTCGGGAACGATAGGAGTGCGCCGAGGCGCTTCCGATTACTTTCCTCTCTATGTGGGTAATCATGTTCTAGGGGGCAGTGGTTTGGTTTCCCAAATTAGCGTGGAGCTTCGGGAGAAGCGGGGATTAACCTATAGCGCTAATAGCTACTTTAGCCCCATGCGGCGTCGAGGTCCCTATGTCATGGCATTGCAAACTCGCAACGAACAAGCCGAGGAAGCCTTAAAGGTGTTGCGCGAGACCTTGCGAGACTTTATCGCCGAAGGACCCAGCGAGGAGGAGCTTCGGTTAGCCAAGCAAAATATTACCGGCGGTTTTCCCCTGCGAATCGACAGCAATGGGGAGAAGGTTCAATATCTTGCCATGATTGGTTTCTATCAATTGCCACTGGATTATCTGGAGACCTTCATTTCCCAGGTGGAGGCGGTCACGGTTGCGCAGATTCGGGAGGCTTTTCAGAAACGGATCGATCTAGATAAGATGGTCACGGTTATGGTGGGCGGTGCTACCAAGGAGTAG